The following are encoded in a window of Candidatus Zixiibacteriota bacterium genomic DNA:
- the rpiB gene encoding ribose 5-phosphate isomerase B, with translation MRIAVACDHAGLEFKEKVKNILQALGHEAVDCGTNSKDSVDYPDFGLAAARAVAAGEVDYGITVCFTGNGMNMACNKVKGIRAGMALNPDMAFLTRSHNDANMLTLAQKYISEDQLEEIIKTFLSTPFDGGRHIARVQKVMAAEGR, from the coding sequence ATGAGAATCGCCGTGGCCTGTGATCACGCCGGGCTGGAGTTCAAGGAAAAGGTTAAGAATATTCTCCAAGCCCTGGGGCACGAAGCTGTTGACTGCGGCACTAATTCGAAAGACTCTGTTGACTATCCGGACTTTGGCCTGGCCGCAGCGCGTGCTGTGGCGGCCGGAGAGGTTGACTATGGCATCACTGTTTGCTTCACCGGCAACGGGATGAACATGGCTTGCAACAAGGTCAAGGGCATCCGGGCCGGAATGGCCTTGAATCCCGACATGGCTTTTCTGACACGTTCGCACAACGACGCCAACATGCTCACTTTGGCGCAGAAATACATTTCAGAGGATCAACTCGAAGAGATCATCAAGACTTTTCTTTCGACTCCCTTCGACGGTGGCCGCCACATCGCGAGGGTGCAGAAGGTGATGGCCGCGGAGGGGCGATAA
- a CDS encoding branched-chain amino acid transaminase, whose translation MAFDKTEYIWMNGKMIKWDEAKIHVLSHVVHYGSSVFEGMRVYKTPQGAACFRLRDHSERLLNSAKIYRMPMSWTAEEIDQAILDTIGINSLEECYVRPVAYRGYESLGVDPTPCPVDLTIATWPWGKYLGAEALEKGVSVCVSSWNRIAPNTMPAMAKAGANYMNSQLIKQEALSHGYSEGIALDVYGHVSEGSGENLFLVRKGALVTPTFAASILPGITRRSVIRLAEDMGIKVIEQNVPREALYLAEEVFFTGSAAEITPISRVDNITIGDGVAGPMTRALQKAFFGIVKGEVEDQYGWLTHVPKYEKVTA comes from the coding sequence ATGGCATTTGACAAAACTGAATACATCTGGATGAACGGAAAGATGATCAAATGGGACGAGGCCAAGATCCACGTTCTGTCGCATGTCGTCCACTATGGTTCATCGGTGTTCGAGGGTATGCGCGTCTACAAAACCCCCCAGGGAGCGGCTTGTTTTCGGCTGCGCGACCACAGCGAACGGCTTTTGAACTCGGCCAAGATTTATCGCATGCCGATGTCCTGGACAGCCGAGGAAATCGATCAGGCCATTCTCGATACTATCGGTATTAACAGTCTCGAAGAGTGCTATGTCCGTCCGGTCGCCTATCGCGGTTACGAATCGCTGGGTGTCGATCCGACACCCTGTCCGGTTGATTTGACTATTGCCACCTGGCCGTGGGGTAAGTATCTCGGCGCCGAAGCGCTTGAGAAAGGTGTCTCGGTTTGCGTTTCGTCGTGGAACAGAATCGCCCCCAACACCATGCCGGCCATGGCCAAGGCGGGCGCCAACTACATGAACAGCCAGCTCATTAAACAGGAAGCATTGTCGCATGGCTACTCCGAGGGGATAGCTCTCGATGTGTATGGCCATGTTTCGGAAGGCTCCGGGGAGAATTTGTTTCTCGTGCGCAAAGGGGCCTTGGTAACGCCGACCTTCGCGGCCTCGATCCTGCCGGGAATCACCCGACGTTCGGTTATCAGACTGGCCGAGGATATGGGCATCAAAGTGATCGAGCAAAATGTCCCCCGCGAAGCTCTCTATCTGGCCGAGGAAGTCTTCTTCACCGGCTCGGCGGCTGAGATCACGCCGATTTCCAGAGTAGATAATATCACCATCGGCGATGGGGTCGCCGGTCCGATGACGCGTGCCCTCCAGAAAGCGTTCTTTGGAATTGTCAAAGGTGAGGTTGAGGATCAGTACGGCTGGTTGACTCACGTACCCAAGTATGAGAAGGTAACGGCCTGA
- a CDS encoding biotin transporter BioY: MNQATIACYDYLFRPAQRWLEVPILLSFNLILVASAYLSINLPFSPVPITGQTLGVLLIAMALGRVRGTAIVLAYLLEGMAGLPVFAGGRSGMAALMGPTGGYLFGFLGAAYIVGYLSDKGWYSGYLKSVAAMTVGTATIFICGLAWLGVMVPDGAMLEMGLYPFLPGALIKVTVAAIVLPTICRFVGREEK, from the coding sequence ATGAACCAAGCCACCATCGCCTGTTACGACTACCTTTTCAGACCGGCCCAACGCTGGTTGGAAGTCCCAATACTATTGAGTTTCAATTTGATCCTGGTGGCCTCGGCCTATCTTTCGATTAACTTACCATTCTCACCTGTGCCGATCACCGGCCAAACGTTAGGCGTCTTGTTGATCGCCATGGCGCTGGGTCGCGTGCGCGGCACGGCCATTGTTCTGGCCTACTTGCTTGAGGGAATGGCTGGTCTGCCGGTCTTCGCCGGGGGACGAAGCGGTATGGCTGCACTGATGGGTCCAACCGGTGGGTATTTGTTCGGATTCCTGGGCGCGGCGTATATCGTTGGGTATCTTTCCGACAAGGGTTGGTATTCAGGCTACTTGAAATCGGTAGCCGCCATGACGGTGGGTACGGCCACCATATTTATTTGTGGTCTGGCTTGGCTCGGTGTGATGGTTCCGGACGGTGCCATGCTTGAGATGGGTCTCTATCCGTTCCTGCCCGGTGCTTTGATTAAAGTCACCGTGGCGGCCATTGTGCTCCCGACGATTTGCCGGTTTGTGGGCAGGGAAGAAAAGTAA
- a CDS encoding VCBS repeat-containing protein, whose product MRIRTVFSCLSMTALVALSLSSVVEGRTDYDIAGSATALIAVDLDGDSALDIAAADGSSGAVAILFNNGDGSFQTPVYIATAPGTNSIAAGYLNPDSFVDLAVTNSSDGSVSILYGNGDGSFQPVQTIVTLESPHSIVIADFYLDGRPDLAFAAGNVATSCLCLRFNDNLGSFEANAQYALDTDALEVLAGDFNGDDTVDVAVLHRHYWGGIPSHDPVWIRLGNGNGSFQDATYPPGLMMASTMAVADIDSDTDQDLVVGVDDWDVCMGAMLTLENDGSASFSTGVIGAFFWDQARSLTPVDFNNDGGMDYLVALTCDTIGRINLYMNYFDTTLYEPIKLVDANYASYDVIAADLDNDGDFDIASANGDIAVFETQKTGDPCCRGIRGNIDYDANDQINIADIVALVDYMFTGGPNPPCTGEANVNGDGVGESEPWDINDLIYLIDYMFGGGPPPPHCVIFDE is encoded by the coding sequence ATGAGAATAAGAACAGTTTTCTCTTGTCTGTCAATGACCGCGCTTGTGGCGTTGTCATTATCGAGCGTTGTCGAAGGTCGCACGGACTACGACATAGCCGGGTCGGCAACTGCCCTGATCGCGGTCGACCTTGACGGTGACAGCGCGCTGGACATCGCCGCCGCCGATGGGTCTTCCGGTGCGGTTGCGATCCTGTTCAACAACGGCGATGGTAGTTTTCAGACGCCCGTCTACATCGCAACTGCGCCCGGCACCAATTCGATAGCCGCCGGGTATCTCAACCCGGATAGCTTTGTCGACCTGGCTGTCACCAACTCAAGTGATGGTTCAGTTTCGATCCTCTATGGAAACGGCGATGGCAGTTTTCAACCGGTCCAGACAATCGTCACGTTGGAAAGCCCACACTCGATCGTAATAGCCGATTTCTACCTGGATGGCCGTCCCGACCTCGCCTTTGCCGCGGGTAACGTAGCGACATCCTGTTTGTGTTTGCGCTTCAACGACAACCTGGGCAGTTTTGAGGCAAATGCGCAGTACGCACTTGATACCGATGCGTTGGAGGTCCTGGCCGGTGACTTCAATGGTGACGACACGGTCGATGTGGCCGTACTCCACCGCCATTACTGGGGTGGGATTCCATCGCACGACCCGGTATGGATCAGATTGGGCAATGGCAACGGCTCCTTCCAGGATGCAACCTACCCGCCCGGCTTGATGATGGCCAGCACTATGGCCGTGGCCGACATAGATTCGGACACCGATCAGGATCTGGTAGTCGGCGTCGATGACTGGGATGTCTGCATGGGAGCGATGTTGACGCTCGAAAACGACGGCAGCGCTAGTTTCTCAACCGGTGTGATTGGCGCCTTCTTCTGGGATCAAGCCAGATCATTGACACCGGTCGACTTCAACAACGACGGTGGCATGGATTACCTCGTTGCCCTGACCTGCGATACGATTGGACGCATTAATCTCTACATGAACTACTTTGACACAACGTTGTACGAGCCGATCAAACTGGTCGACGCCAACTACGCCTCCTACGATGTCATCGCCGCCGACCTGGACAACGACGGTGATTTCGACATAGCATCGGCCAACGGTGACATTGCCGTGTTTGAAACCCAGAAAACCGGCGACCCCTGCTGTCGCGGTATCCGTGGCAATATCGACTACGATGCGAACGATCAGATCAACATCGCCGATATCGTGGCTTTGGTCGACTACATGTTTACAGGTGGACCCAACCCGCCATGCACCGGGGAAGCCAATGTCAATGGCGACGGCGTCGGTGAGAGTGAGCCGTGGGACATCAACGACCTTATCTACCTAATAGACTATATGTTCGGCGGGGGTCCACCCCCACCGCATTGTGTGATCTTTGACGAATAG
- a CDS encoding Ig-like domain-containing protein, with protein MKKATLFILTVLLLFSCMMCAQSDTDPPRVVSTFPQNGSMEVDPTLTEIAVVFNEEMMDQNWSWVYEDKNSFPTMTGQPYYNEDLTRNILPVSLESGREYVVWINSSNFKNFKDKNGNPAAPFKMTFRTI; from the coding sequence ATGAAAAAAGCAACTTTGTTCATACTTACGGTGTTACTTTTGTTCTCTTGCATGATGTGCGCCCAGAGTGACACAGATCCACCGCGCGTGGTCAGTACTTTTCCCCAGAACGGCAGTATGGAGGTTGATCCCACTCTGACGGAAATCGCTGTTGTATTCAACGAGGAAATGATGGACCAAAACTGGTCGTGGGTCTATGAAGACAAAAACAGTTTCCCCACGATGACCGGCCAGCCTTACTACAATGAAGACCTCACCAGGAACATCCTGCCGGTCAGCCTGGAGAGTGGTCGGGAATATGTGGTTTGGATCAACTCTTCAAACTTCAAGAACTTCAAAGACAAAAACGGAAACCCTGCGGCGCCCTTCAAGATGACGTTCCGGACGATCTAA
- a CDS encoding S8 family serine peptidase, translating into MLNAKFTFMIVAVLVLGLAVAVVTSAGPDPQKSADKIDRSAMSEETYQKLKAQGKLPQPDQVKPLTPRQLENNTIDPDAFERTAGLLIPLDASFTRLEPPQMRPVTSAMSGSKKSNSFEIKLKSRNFVPQADITAFTRLVNDSGQPGDKVLADVLHCVIQFESIPSGDERERLSDGGITLHKYLPENAYFASVDTRLSEQQLTDFQVRALFQLEIADKQAASIRNKTVGEWAKPVEGKFDLIVRYMPDVPIAEVERIMRDRGAEIIGGSSYFNRVTIRLNEARVNEVSAFPWVMWVAPIAPPPTIENDVSRDSINVTAIQASPYLLHGTGFNTGIWDGGPVQAHNGFAGRLTIRDNAGGYSQNLLDHATHVAGTMAGDGALSSNDSLRGMADSTNIFSWDFQGDIPAEMLAGVTNDNILISQNSWAITITAANCGDFGDYDSGSDDYDQLARDQDLLIVFAAGNYRNDGICGITIPGGYSSISPPAGAKNIITVGAINKSDGMTQFSDWGPTDDGRLKPEITAVGQSVVSTLPNNLYGSKNGTSMAAPAISGLSALLIDRYRELKDSTNPSPELIKSIILNTAKELGNPGPDYKYGYGKADGLQAVKTLEGMAWREYQIAQDSTDEWNLDVLVHTDTLRVMLAYSDEEAAVNANPTLVNNLNLKLIDPNGTEYLPLTLDPANPSNNAAQGVNDRDNVEQVVVKDPVAGKWKIRVSAPTVAGASGTTQDYAITWLQWPRFSAVPFTNGTPPLYRNDDGSSPLIPLSFPFCFYGTELNELYINNNGNLSFEGPYFEYSPSGFPISGFGMIAPFWGDVDTRNDSGGVVYYRSEPHRLTVIWDRVGYFGSHAEKLSTFEVIITDGTDTIVGLDKNVAFSYGDMQWTTGDASGGSNGFGGAPATAGANKGDGISYALVGRFDHEGIDYDGAGGNADGISYLDNTARRFNVCEGLGTIAGSVFDDVDDDCTWDATEDSLAGWTVTLEPGGLATTSDANGEYFFSFLQPNTYTVSVVPPPNWVQTCPLSPGTHVIALTAGQTFLDKDFGGRALANIQDLTVDVAGGPARPGFQKFYGITCKNHGTVPVANATVQLKLPSQLTHLESSPDSAYAAGTHTVSWPLGTMAPGETRWMWTKAQIPVNIDLGTILISTAEVHPLIGDDNQDDNTDSEAQTVRGSYDPNEKLVTPAGFGPDSLIRRIDTLRYQVNFQNVGTDTAFTVIVRDSLDSDIDPASLKIGAGSHPYTFNLVGTELVWTFDNILLPDSNTSEPGSHGFLTYDAAPRDGVPDGTVIENRAAIYFDFNAPVITNTTRNRISDDLAARTTIQPDTIYVYWAYAVDPLAASVYVGDFIDGHTTDMIDTATVLVNTTIAAVSNSILPVHPEFFGPPLHLTVPMKELILGYGPLFDTTVQTYTVSGQFNDADSFSVDGSVVMIGHIPGDANLDGTLDISDLVYVVEYFFAGGPPPLVLEVIDMDRNQVVDIADLILLVETMFGL; encoded by the coding sequence ATGCTCAACGCTAAGTTCACTTTCATGATCGTGGCTGTCCTGGTACTGGGGCTGGCCGTTGCTGTCGTCACTTCGGCAGGCCCGGACCCACAGAAGTCCGCGGACAAGATCGATCGTTCCGCCATGAGTGAGGAAACCTATCAAAAACTGAAGGCGCAGGGTAAGCTCCCTCAGCCCGATCAGGTTAAACCGCTCACACCCCGGCAACTCGAGAACAACACAATCGATCCGGATGCCTTTGAGCGGACGGCCGGCTTACTCATTCCTTTGGATGCTTCGTTTACGAGGCTTGAGCCGCCCCAGATGCGACCGGTTACGAGTGCCATGTCGGGATCCAAGAAAAGCAACTCGTTCGAAATCAAACTGAAGAGCAGAAACTTTGTACCACAGGCGGACATCACCGCGTTCACCAGACTGGTAAACGATAGCGGCCAGCCGGGGGATAAGGTGCTGGCCGACGTACTTCATTGCGTGATACAGTTCGAAAGTATTCCGTCCGGTGACGAACGGGAACGCCTGAGCGACGGCGGTATAACCCTGCACAAGTACCTTCCGGAAAACGCCTACTTCGCCTCTGTAGACACTCGCCTGTCGGAACAACAACTAACGGACTTTCAGGTCCGGGCGCTGTTTCAACTGGAAATCGCCGACAAACAGGCAGCTTCCATTCGCAACAAGACAGTGGGCGAGTGGGCGAAACCCGTCGAAGGCAAATTCGACCTCATCGTGCGCTATATGCCGGACGTCCCGATAGCTGAAGTCGAGCGAATCATGCGGGACCGGGGCGCCGAGATCATCGGCGGTTCGAGTTACTTCAATCGCGTTACCATTCGCCTCAATGAAGCCCGGGTCAATGAGGTTTCAGCTTTTCCGTGGGTCATGTGGGTCGCTCCGATCGCTCCTCCACCCACAATTGAGAATGATGTTTCGCGTGATAGTATCAATGTCACGGCAATCCAGGCGTCGCCCTACCTCCTTCACGGCACCGGGTTCAATACCGGAATCTGGGACGGCGGTCCGGTCCAGGCTCATAATGGATTTGCCGGGAGATTGACGATAAGGGACAACGCCGGCGGTTACTCGCAAAACCTCCTGGATCATGCCACCCATGTCGCTGGCACCATGGCCGGTGACGGAGCCTTGTCATCGAACGACTCGCTTAGAGGCATGGCCGACTCTACCAACATATTCTCTTGGGACTTCCAGGGAGATATACCCGCCGAGATGCTCGCCGGTGTGACTAACGATAACATTCTGATCTCCCAGAATTCATGGGCCATTACGATAACTGCTGCAAACTGCGGAGACTTCGGCGACTATGATTCAGGATCAGATGACTATGACCAGTTGGCCCGAGATCAAGACCTTTTGATTGTATTCGCAGCAGGTAATTACCGAAACGACGGAATCTGTGGTATCACTATACCCGGGGGGTATTCCTCAATTTCCCCACCGGCGGGCGCTAAAAACATCATTACCGTCGGGGCCATTAATAAGTCCGACGGCATGACCCAATTCAGCGACTGGGGACCCACTGATGACGGGCGCTTGAAACCGGAAATCACAGCCGTCGGTCAGAGTGTGGTCTCGACTTTACCCAACAACTTATATGGCAGCAAAAACGGTACGTCAATGGCCGCACCGGCCATCTCTGGCCTGAGCGCGTTGCTGATCGATCGCTACCGTGAGCTGAAGGACAGTACCAATCCCTCTCCGGAATTGATTAAGTCCATCATACTCAACACGGCCAAAGAACTTGGCAATCCCGGCCCCGACTATAAATATGGTTACGGCAAAGCTGACGGGCTTCAGGCAGTGAAAACCCTGGAAGGAATGGCCTGGCGGGAATACCAGATTGCTCAGGACTCCACCGATGAATGGAATCTCGATGTATTGGTCCACACCGACACCCTTCGGGTTATGTTGGCCTATTCCGATGAAGAAGCGGCCGTCAATGCGAATCCGACGCTTGTCAACAATCTCAATCTAAAGTTGATCGATCCGAACGGAACCGAGTATTTGCCGTTGACTCTCGATCCGGCCAATCCGTCCAACAACGCCGCACAGGGGGTTAACGACCGCGACAATGTCGAACAAGTGGTGGTCAAGGACCCTGTCGCGGGTAAATGGAAAATCCGGGTATCCGCCCCCACCGTTGCGGGAGCAAGTGGAACCACACAAGACTATGCCATTACCTGGCTCCAGTGGCCCAGGTTCTCAGCTGTGCCGTTCACCAACGGCACACCGCCACTCTATCGTAACGACGACGGCTCAAGTCCTCTCATACCGTTGTCATTTCCCTTCTGTTTCTATGGGACGGAGCTCAATGAACTCTACATAAACAACAATGGCAACCTGTCCTTTGAAGGCCCATATTTCGAGTACAGTCCATCAGGTTTCCCTATTTCGGGATTCGGTATGATTGCACCGTTCTGGGGTGATGTCGACACCCGAAACGACAGCGGCGGTGTGGTGTACTATCGCTCCGAACCCCATCGTCTCACAGTTATCTGGGATCGTGTGGGTTACTTTGGAAGCCATGCCGAGAAACTGTCCACCTTCGAGGTTATCATTACAGATGGAACCGATACCATAGTCGGCCTCGACAAAAACGTGGCTTTCAGCTATGGTGACATGCAATGGACAACTGGCGACGCGTCGGGCGGTTCCAATGGTTTTGGCGGCGCACCGGCCACGGCGGGAGCCAACAAAGGAGACGGGATAAGCTACGCTCTGGTGGGGCGGTTCGACCACGAAGGAATCGACTATGACGGCGCCGGTGGTAACGCCGACGGAATAAGTTACCTGGACAATACGGCGCGCCGCTTCAATGTCTGCGAAGGTCTGGGAACCATAGCCGGGAGCGTGTTTGACGACGTTGACGATGACTGTACCTGGGATGCCACCGAGGACAGTTTGGCTGGTTGGACAGTTACCCTGGAACCGGGCGGCTTGGCCACCACTTCAGATGCCAACGGAGAATACTTCTTCAGCTTCCTTCAGCCCAACACATACACCGTTAGTGTTGTCCCGCCACCGAACTGGGTTCAGACATGCCCACTATCTCCGGGAACCCATGTGATCGCGCTGACCGCGGGGCAAACATTCCTGGATAAGGACTTCGGCGGTCGTGCCTTGGCCAATATCCAGGATTTGACCGTTGATGTCGCCGGCGGACCGGCCAGGCCGGGTTTTCAGAAGTTCTACGGAATCACCTGCAAGAACCACGGCACCGTGCCCGTCGCCAACGCAACGGTACAGTTGAAGCTACCATCGCAATTGACTCATCTGGAAAGCAGCCCGGACAGCGCTTATGCTGCGGGCACACACACCGTAAGCTGGCCTTTGGGAACAATGGCGCCGGGTGAGACCAGGTGGATGTGGACCAAGGCCCAGATACCGGTCAATATCGATTTGGGAACCATACTGATATCAACGGCCGAGGTCCATCCGCTTATCGGCGACGATAATCAGGACGACAACACCGACTCCGAGGCACAGACGGTTCGTGGCTCCTACGATCCCAATGAAAAACTGGTGACGCCAGCGGGTTTTGGGCCCGATAGCCTGATCCGTCGGATCGATACCCTTCGCTACCAGGTGAACTTCCAGAATGTGGGCACCGATACTGCCTTCACCGTCATCGTCCGCGACAGCCTGGATAGTGATATCGATCCTGCGTCGCTGAAAATCGGCGCCGGCAGTCACCCGTATACGTTCAACCTGGTTGGAACGGAACTGGTGTGGACTTTCGATAACATTCTGCTGCCCGACAGCAACACCAGCGAACCAGGCAGTCACGGTTTTCTGACTTACGATGCGGCGCCGCGAGACGGTGTTCCCGACGGCACCGTTATAGAGAACCGGGCCGCTATCTACTTCGATTTCAACGCACCGGTCATAACCAACACTACACGCAACCGGATATCGGACGATCTTGCGGCAAGAACGACGATACAACCGGATACTATCTACGTTTACTGGGCCTATGCTGTTGATCCGTTAGCAGCCTCGGTGTACGTGGGCGATTTTATCGACGGTCACACCACAGATATGATCGATACAGCGACAGTTCTGGTGAACACCACAATAGCTGCCGTATCCAACTCGATACTACCTGTGCATCCTGAATTCTTTGGTCCACCATTACACCTGACTGTTCCGATGAAAGAGCTGATTCTAGGCTACGGGCCGTTGTTCGACACTACTGTCCAGACGTACACGGTTTCGGGTCAATTTAACGATGCCGATTCCTTCAGTGTCGATGGTTCGGTAGTGATGATTGGCCACATTCCGGGAGATGCGAATCTTGACGGAACGCTCGACATTTCAGACTTGGTCTATGTGGTTGAGTACTTCTTCGCCGGTGGTCCGCCGCCGCTGGTTTTGGAAGTAATCGACATGGACAGGAATCAGGTTGTCGATATAGCGGATCTGATTCTACTGGTCGAAACGATGTTCGGGTTGTAG